The Deltaproteobacteria bacterium genome includes a region encoding these proteins:
- a CDS encoding pirin family protein: protein MTVSSAKSQKKIARIVAARPVLEGGGFLVHRPFPTPELMQVDPFLLLDEMGPVIYPPGGAKGAPDHPHRGFETVTYLLAGEMEHRDSAGHAGKLTPGDLQWMTAGAGVVHSEMPSEAFQKSGGKMHGFQLWVNLAAKDKMMAPRYQELSAQSVPVVDRPEEGAKVRILAGAFGGETAATQTTEPILYLDIELAAQGSFKVSVPIGQTCLVYLFEGKCHVGADGAEVRAHTLVLFEEAGDLIVAKAAAGPCRFLVLAARPLREPVARRGPFVMNTEAEIRQAFVDYQEGRFATIPPQVKRS from the coding sequence ATGACTGTCTCCTCGGCTAAGTCGCAAAAGAAGATTGCTCGGATCGTGGCCGCACGGCCAGTGCTCGAAGGTGGTGGTTTTTTGGTTCATCGCCCATTTCCTACTCCTGAACTGATGCAGGTCGATCCTTTTTTGCTTCTCGATGAAATGGGACCAGTCATCTATCCCCCTGGAGGAGCTAAAGGGGCGCCAGACCATCCCCACCGCGGCTTTGAAACGGTGACCTACCTGCTTGCTGGGGAGATGGAGCATCGCGACTCGGCTGGGCATGCCGGCAAGCTCACTCCAGGAGACCTCCAGTGGATGACGGCAGGTGCCGGTGTCGTGCATTCGGAGATGCCGTCGGAGGCCTTTCAAAAGTCGGGCGGCAAGATGCATGGCTTCCAGCTATGGGTCAATTTGGCTGCCAAAGACAAGATGATGGCTCCGCGTTATCAGGAGCTCAGCGCCCAAAGTGTGCCTGTGGTTGACCGCCCTGAAGAAGGGGCTAAGGTCCGCATCTTAGCTGGCGCCTTTGGTGGCGAGACGGCCGCTACGCAGACCACCGAACCCATTCTGTATCTTGATATCGAACTCGCTGCTCAAGGCAGCTTTAAAGTATCTGTGCCCATAGGGCAAACATGTCTTGTTTACTTATTCGAAGGCAAGTGCCACGTCGGTGCCGATGGTGCCGAAGTGCGGGCCCACACGCTGGTCCTCTTTGAGGAGGCCGGTGACCTAATCGTGGCTAAGGCCGCAGCCGGCCCCTGTCGGTTTTTGGTCTTGGCGGCACGCCCGCTCAGAGAACCGGTAGCCCGCCGCGGCCCCTTTGTCATGAATACTGAGGCCGAAATCAGGCAGGCCTTTGTCGATTATCAAGAGGGGCGGTTTGCAACGATTCCCCCACAAGTTAAGAGGAGTTGA